A genomic stretch from Haloferax sp. Atlit-12N includes:
- a CDS encoding NUDIX hydrolase: METTRHFTSTVYIVNDGAVALHRHERLGIRIPPGGHVDRDELPHEAGLREVREETGLDPELVDDTASVPAPDGQALPQPRQQMLYDINVHDDGSVGHQHIDHIFYARVDSRDIDPAPGEADPEVWAWYDESDLRESDLDPDTVQFALEAIEAVGDETEN, from the coding sequence ATGGAGACGACGCGACATTTCACCTCGACCGTGTACATCGTCAACGACGGCGCGGTGGCCCTCCACCGACACGAGCGCCTCGGCATCCGTATCCCGCCGGGCGGCCACGTCGACCGCGACGAACTCCCCCACGAGGCCGGCCTGCGCGAGGTCCGCGAGGAGACGGGCCTCGACCCGGAACTCGTCGATGACACGGCGTCGGTCCCCGCGCCTGACGGCCAAGCGCTCCCACAGCCCCGCCAGCAAATGCTCTACGACATCAACGTCCACGACGACGGCTCGGTCGGCCACCAGCACATCGACCACATCTTCTACGCCCGCGTGGACTCCCGCGACATCGACCCCGCGCCGGGCGAGGCCGACCCCGAGGTCTGGGCGTGGTACGACGAGTCCGACCTCCGCGAGAGCGACCTCGACCCCGACACGGTTCAGTTCGCGCTGGAGGCCATCGAGGCCGTCGGCGACGAGACCGAAAACTGA
- a CDS encoding asparagine synthase C-terminal domain-containing protein, which yields MRGASPVLVRRALADRDPLPGTAGFAGELDGRLVRDVLGRQPLFSERADPATWSFDHRDFDDPVAVPAGHARETTGAAAGDDEHVWSLPAPPAATDRDAALERVREAVFDSVQSVDDDGLAVAFSGGVDSAVVATGVPDAPCYVAGFEGSHDVAAAREAAAAMGRDLTVVELTHEALERAVPEIVAALGRTNPMDVQIVLPLYLLAERVAGDGYDRLAVGQGADELFGGYAKVQKAPDDPRVEAETVRGAAREMVLTLPDQLERDLLVLRAAGVEPVAPLLHDRVVSAALPLPGELLVDGDRRKVALREAASDVLPESVAEADKKAVQYGTYASRELDRLARQAGFKRRMENHVEQYVESLVE from the coding sequence ATGCGCGGCGCATCCCCCGTCCTCGTCCGGCGCGCCCTCGCCGACCGCGACCCGCTCCCCGGAACCGCGGGCTTCGCGGGCGAACTCGACGGCCGACTCGTCCGCGACGTACTCGGTCGCCAACCGCTCTTCTCCGAGCGCGCCGACCCCGCGACGTGGTCGTTCGACCACCGCGACTTCGACGACCCGGTCGCCGTCCCCGCCGGTCACGCCCGCGAGACGACCGGAGCGGCCGCCGGTGACGACGAGCACGTCTGGTCGCTCCCCGCCCCGCCGGCCGCGACCGACCGCGACGCCGCGCTCGAACGCGTCCGCGAGGCCGTCTTCGACTCGGTTCAGTCGGTCGATGACGACGGCCTCGCCGTGGCCTTCTCCGGCGGCGTCGATTCGGCGGTCGTCGCGACCGGCGTCCCCGACGCACCCTGTTACGTCGCTGGCTTCGAGGGCTCCCACGACGTCGCTGCCGCCCGTGAGGCCGCCGCCGCGATGGGCCGCGACCTCACCGTGGTCGAACTCACCCACGAGGCGCTCGAACGCGCCGTCCCGGAAATCGTCGCCGCGCTCGGGCGGACGAACCCGATGGACGTGCAAATCGTCCTCCCGCTGTATCTGCTCGCCGAGCGGGTCGCCGGAGATGGCTACGACCGCCTCGCGGTCGGGCAGGGCGCGGACGAACTGTTCGGCGGCTATGCGAAGGTCCAGAAGGCCCCCGACGACCCGCGAGTCGAGGCCGAAACCGTTCGTGGGGCCGCCCGCGAGATGGTTCTCACGCTCCCCGACCAGCTCGAACGCGACCTGCTTGTCCTCCGCGCCGCGGGGGTCGAACCCGTCGCGCCGCTCCTCCACGACCGGGTTGTCTCAGCGGCGCTCCCGCTTCCGGGGGAATTACTCGTGGACGGCGACCGCCGGAAGGTCGCGCTCAGGGAGGCCGCGAGCGACGTGCTCCCCGAGTCGGTCGCCGAGGCGGACAAGAAGGCGGTCCAGTACGGGACCTACGCCTCGCGCGAACTCGACCGGCTCGCGCGACAGGCGGGATTCAAGCGGCGGATGGAGAACCACGTCGAGCAGTACGTCGAATCGCTCGTGGAGTAG
- a CDS encoding PHP domain-containing protein, with translation MLSVELHSHSSLSYDGRDPIEYLLEQAVAVGLDALAVTDHDEIDASLEAAELAADYGLVGIPGMEVTCAAGHVLALGVEELIPAGLSYDETLDRIHDAGGIAVVPHPFQKSRHGVAPHISSAQLASADAIEIYNSRLLTGIANQRAERFAKRRNLPMTAGSDAHIAEMVGQAVTEVGTDTRSADAILSAVAEGRTSVVGNKTPWRISFRQAAGGATRRLKHALTDLF, from the coding sequence GTGTTATCGGTCGAGTTGCACTCGCATTCGTCTCTGTCCTACGACGGGAGAGACCCAATCGAGTACCTCCTCGAACAGGCGGTCGCGGTCGGCTTGGACGCCCTCGCCGTGACCGACCACGACGAGATAGACGCCAGCCTCGAAGCCGCGGAACTCGCCGCCGACTACGGACTGGTCGGCATCCCCGGGATGGAAGTCACCTGCGCCGCGGGCCACGTACTCGCCTTGGGCGTCGAGGAACTGATTCCCGCGGGGCTGTCGTACGACGAGACGCTCGACCGCATCCACGACGCCGGGGGTATCGCCGTCGTCCCGCACCCGTTCCAGAAATCGCGCCACGGCGTCGCCCCGCATATCTCCAGCGCGCAACTCGCCAGCGCCGACGCCATCGAAATCTACAACTCGCGGCTCCTCACCGGCATCGCCAACCAGCGCGCCGAGCGGTTCGCCAAGCGGCGGAACCTCCCGATGACCGCCGGAAGCGACGCCCACATCGCGGAGATGGTCGGACAGGCAGTTACCGAGGTCGGCACCGACACCCGAAGCGCCGACGCCATCCTCTCGGCCGTCGCCGAGGGGCGAACCAGCGTCGTCGGCAACAAGACCCCGTGGCGCATCTCGTTCCGGCAGGCCGCGGGCGGCGCGACCCGACGCCTGAAACACGCCCTGACGGACCTGTTCTGA
- a CDS encoding CBS domain-containing protein, protein MTVRDIARPKDELVTAREDTPIRELAKLMEDRKVGSVVVADGDDIRGIVTDRDIALKCVAAGGDTSGMTAKDAMTERPFTVDADVGVFDLFRQMREHGVRRAPITDGGRLTGIVTMDDLLVLLQDEMHELTEIIRAESPPYTPA, encoded by the coding sequence ATGACCGTACGAGACATTGCACGACCGAAAGACGAACTGGTGACAGCGAGGGAAGACACGCCGATTCGAGAGTTGGCGAAGCTGATGGAGGACCGAAAGGTCGGTTCGGTCGTCGTCGCGGACGGCGACGACATCCGGGGCATCGTGACCGACCGAGACATCGCGCTCAAGTGCGTCGCCGCCGGCGGCGACACGAGCGGGATGACGGCGAAAGACGCGATGACCGAGCGACCGTTCACCGTCGACGCCGACGTGGGCGTCTTCGACCTGTTCCGGCAGATGCGGGAACACGGCGTCCGGCGCGCCCCGATAACCGACGGCGGCAGGCTGACGGGCATCGTCACGATGGACGACCTGCTCGTGTTGCTCCAAGACGAGATGCACGAGCTGACGGAGATAATCCGCGCCGAGTCGCCGCCGTACACGCCCGCGTGA
- the purL gene encoding phosphoribosylformylglycinamidine synthase subunit PurL, with translation MTLSDADRDLVVAELGRDPTPAEEILFENLWSEHCAYRSSRPLLSAFDSEGDQVVIGPGDDAAVVALDDDTYITLGIESHNHPSYVDPYDGAATGVGGIVRDTLSMGAYPIALADCLYFGDFDREHSRYLLDGVVEGIADYGNAIGVPTVTGSTSFHENYEGNPLVNVACVGLLSADRLVTAEAQKAGNKLVLVGSSTGRDGLGGASFASEDLAEDAETEDRPAVQVGDPYTEKLLIECNEALIDEELVESARDLGAAGLGGASSELVAKGGFGAEIDLEKVHQREPNMNAFEILLSESQERMCYEVTPENVERVQELAARFDLGSAVIGEVVEGNYVCTFDGEPVVDVPPEFLAEGAPMNDLDSVEPVSAERDLPAFDLEDAFEAVVSDPNTASKRWVYRQYDHEVGLRTARRPGDDAALLDVPEADTKLAFTGGADPNWTTAAPYDGARAVAFENATNLAAKGASPLATVDCLNGGNPEKPDVYGGFKGIVDGLADMCRALSVPVVGGNVSLYNDSVSGPIPPTPTLAMVGKADGSSPGLSLSGEGDLFLVGFDGGALGGSAVLEHVGGSDAFPALPEDADAATAVETIRTVAADESTVAVHDVSHGGLAVALAEMVTDEVGADVSVADYVSLFEETPGRVVVETTDEAALRDLAGDVPVVELGATTDDATLSLAVDGDEVAYGAADIADLRDVLARELD, from the coding sequence ATGACGCTTTCCGACGCGGACCGCGACCTCGTCGTCGCCGAGCTCGGTCGAGACCCGACGCCGGCCGAGGAGATACTCTTCGAAAACCTCTGGAGCGAACACTGCGCCTACCGGTCGTCTCGCCCGCTTCTGTCGGCGTTCGACTCGGAGGGCGACCAGGTCGTCATCGGCCCCGGTGACGACGCGGCGGTCGTCGCTCTGGACGACGACACCTACATCACGCTCGGTATCGAGAGCCACAACCACCCCTCCTACGTCGACCCCTACGACGGCGCGGCCACGGGCGTCGGCGGCATCGTCCGCGACACCCTCTCGATGGGCGCGTACCCCATCGCGCTCGCCGACTGCCTCTACTTCGGCGACTTCGACCGCGAGCACTCGCGGTACCTCCTCGACGGCGTCGTCGAGGGCATCGCCGACTACGGCAACGCCATCGGCGTCCCCACCGTGACCGGTTCGACCTCGTTCCACGAGAACTACGAGGGCAACCCCCTCGTCAACGTCGCCTGCGTCGGCCTCCTGTCGGCCGACCGCCTCGTCACGGCCGAAGCCCAGAAGGCGGGTAACAAGCTCGTCCTCGTCGGTAGTTCGACCGGCCGCGACGGCCTCGGCGGCGCGTCCTTCGCCAGCGAAGACCTCGCGGAGGACGCCGAAACCGAAGACCGCCCCGCGGTGCAGGTCGGCGACCCCTACACGGAGAAACTGCTCATCGAGTGCAACGAGGCGCTCATCGACGAGGAACTCGTCGAGTCCGCCCGCGACCTCGGGGCCGCCGGCCTCGGCGGCGCGTCCTCGGAACTCGTCGCCAAGGGCGGCTTCGGCGCGGAAATCGACCTCGAAAAGGTCCACCAGCGCGAGCCGAACATGAACGCCTTCGAGATTCTCCTCTCGGAGTCCCAAGAGCGCATGTGCTACGAGGTGACCCCCGAGAACGTCGAGCGCGTGCAGGAACTCGCCGCGCGCTTCGACCTCGGCAGCGCCGTCATCGGCGAGGTCGTCGAGGGCAACTACGTCTGCACCTTCGACGGCGAACCCGTCGTCGACGTGCCCCCGGAGTTCCTCGCCGAGGGCGCGCCGATGAACGACCTCGACTCCGTCGAACCCGTGTCGGCGGAGCGCGACCTGCCCGCGTTCGACCTCGAAGACGCGTTCGAGGCGGTCGTCTCCGACCCCAACACGGCGTCGAAGCGCTGGGTCTACCGCCAGTACGACCACGAGGTCGGCCTGCGGACCGCCCGCCGGCCCGGCGACGACGCGGCGCTCCTCGACGTGCCCGAAGCTGACACGAAACTCGCGTTCACCGGCGGCGCGGACCCCAACTGGACGACCGCCGCGCCTTACGACGGCGCGCGCGCCGTCGCCTTCGAGAACGCGACCAACCTCGCCGCGAAGGGCGCGTCGCCCCTCGCGACCGTCGACTGTCTCAACGGCGGCAACCCCGAGAAACCCGACGTGTACGGCGGCTTCAAGGGCATCGTCGACGGCCTCGCCGACATGTGCCGGGCGCTTTCGGTCCCGGTCGTCGGCGGCAACGTCTCGCTGTACAACGACTCCGTCTCCGGTCCGATTCCGCCGACGCCGACGCTGGCGATGGTGGGTAAGGCGGACGGCTCCTCGCCCGGCCTCTCGCTTTCGGGCGAGGGCGACCTGTTCCTCGTCGGCTTCGACGGCGGCGCGCTCGGCGGTTCGGCGGTCCTCGAACACGTCGGCGGCTCCGACGCCTTCCCGGCACTCCCCGAGGACGCCGACGCCGCGACGGCGGTCGAGACGATTCGGACGGTCGCGGCCGACGAGTCCACGGTCGCGGTCCACGACGTGAGCCACGGCGGCCTCGCGGTCGCGCTGGCCGAGATGGTCACCGACGAGGTCGGCGCGGACGTGTCCGTCGCCGACTACGTCTCGCTGTTCGAGGAGACGCCCGGTCGCGTCGTCGTCGAGACGACCGACGAGGCCGCGCTCCGCGACCTCGCGGGCGACGTTCCCGTGGTCGAACTCGGGGCGACGACCGACGACGCGACGCTCTCGCTCGCGGTCGACGGCGACGAGGTCGCTTACGGCGCGGCCGACATCGCCGACCTGCGCGACGTGCTCGCGCGTGAACTCGACTGA
- a CDS encoding NADPH:quinone oxidoreductase family protein has product MKSIVVTEFGSSDSLELRETETPEPGPGEVRIAVEAAGINFADIMQRRGTYRDGPEPPYTPGMEAAGTIDAVGEGVDREVGERVVAMTGGGAYAEYVTTPAPTLFDVPESMSFAEAAGFPVQFLTAYNCLHEWGDLADDERVLIQAAAGGVGTAAVQLASHAGVETFGTASTEEKLDLAADLGLDHGIQYTEEDFREVVADETDGAGVDLVLDGVGGETFERSLDALADFGRLVTYGAASGDAAEADPTRLLFENKSVIGFHLGSAMQQRPESVLGAVPKLSELLAAGELDVVVGEAFDLEDAAAAHEYIEARKSSGKVVLEP; this is encoded by the coding sequence GTGAAATCTATCGTCGTCACCGAGTTCGGAAGTTCCGACAGCCTCGAACTGCGGGAGACCGAGACGCCCGAACCGGGCCCGGGCGAGGTCCGCATCGCCGTCGAGGCCGCCGGCATCAACTTCGCCGACATCATGCAGCGGCGCGGGACCTACCGAGACGGTCCGGAGCCGCCGTACACGCCGGGGATGGAGGCCGCGGGCACCATCGACGCGGTCGGCGAGGGCGTCGACCGCGAAGTCGGCGAGCGCGTCGTCGCCATGACCGGCGGCGGGGCGTACGCCGAGTACGTCACCACGCCGGCCCCGACGCTGTTCGACGTGCCCGAGTCGATGTCGTTCGCCGAGGCCGCCGGCTTCCCCGTCCAGTTCCTCACCGCCTACAACTGCCTCCACGAGTGGGGCGACCTCGCGGACGACGAGCGCGTGCTGATTCAGGCGGCCGCCGGCGGCGTCGGCACCGCGGCGGTCCAACTCGCCTCCCACGCCGGCGTCGAGACGTTCGGCACGGCCAGCACCGAGGAGAAACTCGACCTCGCGGCCGACCTCGGCCTCGACCACGGCATCCAGTACACCGAGGAGGACTTCCGCGAGGTCGTCGCCGACGAGACCGACGGCGCGGGTGTCGACCTCGTCCTCGACGGCGTCGGCGGCGAGACGTTCGAGCGCAGTCTCGACGCCCTCGCCGACTTCGGCCGACTCGTCACCTACGGCGCGGCCTCCGGCGACGCGGCCGAAGCGGACCCGACGCGCCTGCTGTTCGAGAACAAGTCCGTCATCGGCTTCCACCTCGGAAGCGCGATGCAACAGCGCCCCGAGTCGGTCCTCGGCGCGGTGCCGAAACTGTCCGAACTGCTCGCCGCGGGCGAACTCGACGTGGTCGTCGGCGAGGCGTTCGACCTCGAAGACGCCGCGGCGGCCCACGAGTACATCGAAGCCAGAAAGAGCAGCGGAAAAGTCGTCCTCGAACCGTAG
- the hisF gene encoding imidazole glycerol phosphate synthase subunit HisF: MLTKRIIPCIDVDLDEDGNPAVYTGVNFEDLKYTGDPVEMAKLYNEAGADEFVFLDITASAEGRETMLDTVSKVADEVFIPLTVGGGIRTRDDIKETLRAGADKVSINTAALQNPDLIEEGARSFGSQCIVISVDARRRYDEAGEHYAEVDGESCWFECTVKGGREGTGVDVIEWAREAESRGAGELFINSIDADGTKDGYDIPLTKAVCDNVSTPVIASSGCGGPEDMHEVFTEAGADAGLAASIFHFDEYTIQDVKEYLDERDVPVRL; this comes from the coding sequence ATGCTCACGAAGCGCATCATCCCCTGTATCGACGTTGACCTCGACGAGGACGGGAACCCGGCCGTCTACACCGGTGTCAACTTCGAGGACCTGAAGTACACGGGCGACCCGGTCGAGATGGCTAAACTGTACAACGAGGCGGGCGCGGACGAGTTCGTCTTCCTCGACATCACCGCCTCCGCCGAGGGGCGCGAAACGATGCTCGACACCGTCTCGAAGGTCGCGGACGAGGTGTTCATCCCGCTGACCGTCGGCGGCGGTATCCGCACCCGCGACGACATCAAAGAGACGCTCCGCGCCGGCGCGGACAAGGTCTCTATCAACACCGCGGCGCTCCAGAACCCCGACCTCATCGAGGAGGGCGCGCGCTCCTTCGGCAGTCAGTGCATCGTCATCTCGGTGGACGCCCGCCGACGCTACGACGAGGCGGGCGAGCACTACGCCGAGGTGGACGGCGAGTCCTGCTGGTTCGAGTGCACCGTCAAGGGCGGCCGCGAGGGCACCGGCGTCGACGTTATCGAGTGGGCCCGCGAGGCCGAGTCCCGCGGCGCGGGCGAACTATTCATCAACTCCATCGACGCCGACGGCACGAAAGACGGCTACGACATCCCGCTGACGAAGGCCGTCTGCGACAACGTCTCGACGCCCGTCATCGCCTCCTCCGGCTGTGGCGGCCCCGAGGACATGCACGAAGTGTTCACCGAGGCCGGCGCGGACGCGGGTCTCGCCGCCTCTATCTTCCACTTCGACGAGTACACGATTCAGGACGTCAAGGAGTACCTCGACGAGCGCGACGTGCCGGTACGGCTGTAA
- a CDS encoding DUF1684 domain-containing protein, producing MTDDAWLDALRTHREEKDRYLAADRNSPIPPDQREFFDGLDYFDPDPDLRFELELREYDDPERITIGTSTDGEREYLAWGRFEFEVDGESYALDAYRADADEDRLWVPFRDETNTEETYGAGRYLDLEAADRTDDERWVVDFNYAYNPFCAYSPRYECPLVPMENWLDVRIEAGEKDYEGPGGGGA from the coding sequence ATGACCGACGACGCGTGGCTCGACGCCCTCCGTACGCACCGCGAAGAGAAGGACCGCTATCTCGCCGCGGACCGCAACTCCCCGATTCCGCCGGACCAGCGGGAGTTTTTCGACGGCCTCGACTACTTCGACCCCGACCCCGACCTCCGGTTCGAACTCGAACTCCGGGAGTACGACGACCCCGAGCGCATCACCATCGGTACCTCGACCGACGGCGAGCGCGAGTATCTCGCGTGGGGACGCTTCGAGTTCGAGGTCGACGGCGAATCCTACGCGCTCGACGCCTACCGGGCCGACGCCGACGAGGACCGCCTGTGGGTGCCGTTCCGCGACGAGACGAACACCGAGGAGACGTACGGAGCCGGCCGCTACCTCGACCTCGAAGCCGCGGACCGGACGGACGACGAACGGTGGGTGGTCGATTTCAACTACGCGTACAACCCGTTTTGCGCCTATTCGCCGCGCTACGAGTGCCCGCTGGTTCCGATGGAGAACTGGCTCGACGTCCGTATCGAGGCCGGCGAGAAGGACTACGAGGGACCGGGCGGCGGGGGAGCGTAA
- a CDS encoding DNA-directed RNA polymerase subunit L encodes MELRVIDKTDEELRIEIGGEDHTFMNVLKGELLQTDTVTAATYDVNPEQSGGQTDPVLSIKTEPGVDPLDALAEAARGVQRTADDFTDAYRAGIDA; translated from the coding sequence ATGGAACTGCGGGTCATCGACAAGACCGACGAGGAACTCCGCATCGAAATCGGCGGCGAGGACCACACCTTCATGAACGTCCTGAAGGGCGAACTCCTCCAGACCGACACCGTCACGGCCGCGACCTACGACGTGAACCCCGAGCAGTCCGGCGGACAGACGGACCCCGTCCTCTCTATCAAGACGGAACCCGGCGTCGACCCCCTCGACGCGCTCGCGGAGGCCGCCCGGGGCGTCCAGCGCACCGCCGACGACTTCACCGACGCCTACCGCGCCGGTATCGACGCGTAA
- a CDS encoding MBL fold metallo-hydrolase, producing the protein MERIRLGNTVFEGLNNAYLLPGDRPTLVDAGVATDSVRRDLREGLDAAGYEVADLEAIVLTHWHADHAGLAGELQAESGAPVYVHADDAGIVAGDPDAIAAEREIRERRFEEWRIPDEPLAEVTAFLDGHDDLRGDRVDVTPVEDGDRIAAGDGDLEVVHLPGHAAGLSAFAFDGERGREAFVGDAILPKYTPNVGGADLRVDRPLETYLDSLARLADRDFARAWPGHRDPIDDPAGRARVIAQHHRERTERVVSVLDDHGPADAWTVSARLFGDLSAIHILHGPGEAFAHLDHLVAEGVVAPPDDGGRYELLDADPEFDELVAVPETKR; encoded by the coding sequence ATGGAACGGATACGGCTCGGCAACACCGTCTTCGAGGGCCTGAACAACGCCTACCTCCTCCCCGGTGACCGGCCGACGCTGGTCGACGCCGGCGTCGCGACCGACTCGGTCCGCCGAGACCTCCGCGAGGGACTCGACGCGGCCGGCTACGAGGTCGCCGACCTCGAAGCAATCGTCCTCACCCATTGGCACGCCGACCACGCCGGTCTCGCGGGCGAACTCCAGGCCGAAAGCGGCGCACCCGTGTACGTCCACGCCGACGACGCGGGCATCGTCGCGGGTGACCCGGACGCCATCGCGGCCGAGCGCGAGATTCGCGAGCGCCGATTCGAGGAGTGGCGTATTCCCGACGAACCACTCGCCGAAGTGACCGCGTTCCTCGACGGCCACGACGACCTCCGGGGCGACCGGGTCGACGTGACGCCAGTCGAGGACGGCGACCGCATCGCCGCCGGCGACGGCGACCTCGAAGTCGTCCACCTCCCCGGCCACGCCGCGGGGCTGAGCGCCTTCGCCTTCGACGGCGAGCGCGGCCGCGAGGCGTTCGTCGGCGACGCCATCCTCCCGAAGTACACGCCGAACGTCGGCGGCGCGGACCTCCGGGTCGACCGCCCGCTCGAAACCTACCTCGACAGCCTCGCGCGCCTCGCCGACCGCGACTTCGCGCGGGCGTGGCCCGGCCACCGCGACCCCATCGACGACCCCGCCGGCCGGGCGCGCGTCATCGCCCAACACCACCGCGAGCGCACCGAGCGCGTCGTCTCGGTCCTCGACGACCACGGGCCGGCCGACGCGTGGACCGTGAGCGCCCGCCTGTTCGGCGACCTCTCGGCCATCCACATCCTCCACGGCCCCGGCGAGGCGTTCGCCCATCTGGACCACCTCGTCGCCGAGGGCGTCGTCGCGCCGCCGGACGACGGCGGGCGGTACGAACTCCTCGACGCGGACCCGGAATTCGACGAACTGGTCGCGGTCCCCGAGACGAAACGTTAA
- a CDS encoding J domain-containing protein: MPVDFYELLGVERDAETAEIKQAFRQRAREYHPDVNDDERATAQFTVVRKAYEVLTDDAERADYDRMGHGTYVEKRLDGLTKFKFPGKAGENGGSGGSNAGDRSDSGRSSSSTTTSSSSSSSARSSSSSSRSSSTSRRSASGRASSSSSTASSSRSGRSSRSRTSQSSSSSSSSRSTGSSRSSSSSSSRTRTGKSQSSRTGTTGRFERERDDSESAAASASASGATNPLWYGWGVSLAALLAYLGGFAWHLAGDGAEFVTALTSLDTAAPAAGLLALSPLSVPSLATLQTAAATPTPTVLVFPVAAALLAVSLVAVIARFGHAWTTWFYALAAAVPLALVAAGAVGIGRPVAVDLLGFAVCPLLGAGGFVVDAGRYLFASR; the protein is encoded by the coding sequence ATGCCGGTGGACTTCTACGAACTCCTCGGGGTCGAACGCGACGCCGAGACGGCGGAAATAAAGCAGGCCTTTCGTCAGCGCGCTCGGGAGTATCACCCCGACGTCAACGACGACGAGCGAGCGACCGCGCAGTTCACCGTCGTCCGGAAGGCCTACGAAGTCCTCACCGACGACGCCGAGCGCGCCGACTACGACCGGATGGGTCACGGGACGTACGTCGAGAAACGCCTCGACGGCCTGACGAAGTTCAAGTTCCCCGGGAAGGCCGGTGAGAACGGCGGTTCCGGCGGGTCGAACGCCGGCGACCGGTCGGATTCGGGGCGGTCGTCGTCCTCCACCACAACGTCGTCCTCCTCGTCTTCTTCCGCTCGGTCGTCTTCTTCGTCTTCTCGGTCGTCCTCGACCTCCCGACGGTCGGCGTCCGGACGCGCGTCGTCTTCGTCCTCGACCGCGAGTTCGTCGCGGTCGGGCCGGTCGAGTCGCTCGCGCACCTCGCAGTCGTCTTCTTCGTCCTCGTCGTCGCGGTCTACGGGTTCCTCGCGGTCGTCCTCGTCCTCGTCGTCACGAACCCGCACCGGAAAATCGCAATCCAGTCGGACGGGGACGACCGGCCGGTTCGAACGCGAGCGCGACGATTCCGAGTCGGCGGCCGCGTCAGCGTCGGCGTCCGGGGCGACGAACCCGCTTTGGTACGGATGGGGCGTCTCGCTCGCCGCACTCCTCGCGTATCTCGGCGGCTTCGCGTGGCATCTCGCGGGCGACGGGGCGGAGTTCGTGACCGCGCTCACGTCGCTCGATACTGCCGCGCCCGCCGCGGGGCTCCTCGCGTTGTCGCCTCTGTCGGTGCCGAGCCTCGCCACCCTGCAGACCGCGGCGGCGACGCCGACACCAACGGTGCTCGTCTTCCCGGTCGCGGCGGCGCTCCTCGCCGTCTCGCTCGTCGCGGTTATCGCCCGGTTCGGCCACGCGTGGACCACGTGGTTCTACGCGCTCGCGGCGGCCGTCCCGCTGGCGCTCGTGGCGGCCGGCGCGGTCGGTATCGGAAGACCCGTCGCGGTCGACCTCCTCGGCTTCGCCGTCTGCCCGCTTCTCGGGGCCGGCGGCTTCGTCGTCGACGCCGGTCGGTATCTCTTCGCCTCGCGCTGA